One window from the genome of Sphingomicrobium arenosum encodes:
- the efp gene encoding elongation factor P has translation MKMNAVDIRPGNIIEYEGGLWKAVKIQHTQPGKGGAYMQVELKNIEDNRKTNVRFRSAESVEKVRLETQDYQYLFADGDELTFMDKETYEQVIVQKDLIGDQAAFLTDGMDVILETHEGRPLSVQLPQFVEAEVVEADAVVKGQTASASYKPAVLDNGVKIMVPPHITSGTRVIVDTTDFTYSKRAD, from the coding sequence ATGAAGATGAATGCGGTCGATATCCGTCCCGGCAACATCATCGAATATGAAGGCGGCCTGTGGAAGGCGGTCAAGATCCAGCATACGCAGCCCGGCAAGGGCGGCGCCTATATGCAGGTCGAGCTCAAGAACATCGAGGACAACCGCAAGACCAACGTGCGTTTCCGCTCGGCGGAATCGGTCGAGAAGGTGCGGCTCGAGACGCAGGATTATCAGTATTTGTTCGCCGATGGCGATGAACTGACTTTCATGGACAAGGAAACCTATGAACAGGTCATCGTCCAGAAGGATCTGATCGGCGACCAGGCGGCGTTCCTGACCGATGGCATGGACGTCATCCTCGAAACGCATGAAGGCCGCCCGCTGAGCGTCCAGCTGCCGCAGTTCGTCGAGGCCGAGGTGGTCGAGGCCGACGCGGTGGTGAAGGGCCAGACGGCGAGCGCCAGCTACAAGCCCGCCGTGCTCGACAATGGCGTCAAGATCATGGTCCCGCCGCACATCACTTCGGGCACCCGGGTGATCGTCGACACGACCGACTTCACTTATTCGAAGCGGGCCGACTGA
- a CDS encoding DUF302 domain-containing protein: MRRAAVLAGIAALALGGCDQQWSTPPEEEAATSETGGDVEASGSEVATFGNGVKTVASDAGVEETVKRLEAALEEGGFTVVAKLDHASNAASVELDMLPAVSIFFGKPKVGTHLMRAAPSAALDLPQRMAIYQDAEGVTQVSYNSPVWLASRHGIEQQDDRIETISGALETLAMTAAGRDAAVTQKEDSE; the protein is encoded by the coding sequence ATGCGCCGCGCCGCCGTTCTTGCCGGCATCGCCGCGCTCGCGCTCGGGGGATGCGACCAGCAATGGTCCACCCCGCCAGAGGAAGAGGCGGCGACCAGCGAGACGGGCGGCGATGTCGAGGCCAGCGGCAGCGAGGTCGCGACCTTCGGCAATGGCGTGAAGACGGTGGCGAGCGATGCTGGCGTCGAGGAGACGGTAAAGCGGCTCGAAGCCGCGCTCGAGGAGGGCGGTTTCACGGTCGTCGCCAAGCTCGATCATGCGAGCAATGCGGCGAGCGTCGAACTCGACATGCTGCCCGCCGTGTCGATCTTCTTCGGCAAGCCCAAAGTGGGCACGCATTTGATGCGCGCGGCGCCGAGCGCAGCCTTGGATCTGCCGCAGCGCATGGCGATCTACCAGGACGCGGAGGGCGTGACGCAGGTCAGCTACAACAGCCCGGTCTGGCTCGCCTCGCGCCATGGCATCGAGCAGCAGGACGATCGGATCGAGACGATTTCGGGGGCACTTGAGACATTGGCGATGACCGCGGCGGGCAGGGACGCGGCGGTCACGCAGAAGGAAGATAGCGAATAA
- a CDS encoding flavodoxin family protein, whose translation MTIMSDQQAAICKEAALDGSGLTAMLVNASLKPPSQKSHTDTLLDVVGEIFTRSNVAVDRLRLSDHLLAPGVYPDMTDHGWERDDWPQLSERVIGADILVLGTPIWLGEKSSLAQAFIEKLYAHSGQTNPAGQYLFYGKVGGCVVTGNEDGIKAVAASCLYAMSHVGYTIPPQADCGWIGEAGPGPSYGDEKEDGSGRVGFDNLFTQRNTTFMAFNLMHLALMLKASDGIPAVGNVRSDWDDGSKPGWPNPEYRLED comes from the coding sequence ATGACCATCATGTCCGATCAGCAGGCCGCGATCTGCAAGGAAGCCGCGCTCGACGGCAGCGGGCTTACTGCCATGCTCGTCAACGCCAGCCTCAAACCGCCGTCCCAGAAGAGCCACACCGACACGCTGCTCGACGTGGTCGGCGAAATCTTCACCCGCTCGAACGTTGCCGTCGACCGCCTCCGCCTGTCCGACCACCTCCTCGCCCCCGGCGTCTATCCCGACATGACCGACCATGGCTGGGAGCGCGACGACTGGCCGCAGCTCAGCGAGCGCGTCATCGGCGCCGACATCCTCGTCCTCGGCACCCCCATCTGGCTCGGCGAGAAGTCATCGCTGGCGCAGGCCTTCATCGAAAAGCTCTACGCCCATTCGGGCCAGACCAACCCTGCCGGCCAATATCTCTTCTACGGCAAGGTCGGCGGCTGCGTCGTCACCGGCAACGAGGACGGCATCAAGGCGGTCGCCGCTTCCTGTCTCTACGCGATGAGCCACGTCGGCTACACCATCCCGCCCCAGGCCGATTGCGGCTGGATCGGCGAGGCCGGCCCCGGCCCCAGCTACGGCGATGAAAAGGAGGACGGCTCGGGCCGCGTCGGCTTCGACAATCTCTTCACCCAGCGCAACACCACCTTCATGGCCTTCAACCTGATGCACTTGGCCCTGATGCTCAAAGCTAGTGACGGCATCCCCGCCGTCGGCAATGTGCGCAGCGACTGGGACGACGGGTCCAAACCCGGCTGGCCCAACCCCGAATATCGCCTCGAGGACTGA
- the thiE gene encoding thiamine phosphate synthase has product MDDFDYSVFPAPEREHPCDLYLISPQDVGGDFPERLRAAVAHERVAAFQLRVKGMESHALARLAEPLQQICADADVAFIVNDDVAMAKRLKADGVHLGQGDGDVKDARAILGPSVQIGVTCHASRHLAMEAGEAGADYVAFGAFYDSPTKPSEHRPEPGILSWWSSLFELPCVAIGGITADKAAPLVRAGADFLAVSSAIWGAKDVAAAVAAFEEVLGEG; this is encoded by the coding sequence ATGGACGATTTCGATTATAGCGTCTTTCCGGCGCCCGAACGCGAGCATCCTTGCGATCTCTACTTGATCAGCCCGCAGGACGTGGGCGGTGATTTTCCCGAGCGGCTGCGCGCGGCGGTGGCGCATGAGCGCGTCGCGGCCTTCCAGCTTCGGGTGAAGGGGATGGAGAGCCATGCGCTGGCGCGGCTGGCCGAACCGCTACAGCAAATCTGCGCCGATGCGGACGTGGCGTTCATCGTCAATGACGATGTGGCGATGGCCAAGCGGCTGAAGGCCGATGGCGTACATCTGGGGCAGGGCGATGGCGACGTGAAGGACGCGCGCGCCATCCTCGGGCCGTCGGTGCAGATCGGGGTGACCTGTCATGCCAGCCGCCACCTCGCGATGGAAGCGGGCGAGGCGGGGGCCGATTATGTCGCCTTCGGTGCCTTTTACGACAGCCCGACCAAGCCGAGCGAGCATCGCCCCGAACCGGGGATCCTCAGTTGGTGGTCGAGCCTGTTCGAATTGCCCTGTGTGGCGATCGGCGGGATCACGGCGGACAAGGCCGCGCCGCTGGTGCGCGCGGGCGCCGATTTCCTTGCCGTTTCGAGCGCGATCTGGGGTGCGAAGGACGTGGCAGCGGCAGTGGCGGCGTTCGAGGAAGTGCTGGGCGAGGGATAA
- a CDS encoding L,D-transpeptidase family protein yields MTRLSQRKFPRNKVVTAFAGAIALAAGGALLTSDGAEAQTSEASSSTQMKKSSQAKAAEATAQKKTKPGATYGSTALEEGESEQRLMADIDNDVFHAMVLLDRANFSPGVIDGREGQNFTWALKGYQEAHGLEVTGELDTPTRQKLLENGRKPTRFLRIDETEFGSPHKSIPDDPTKQAEMERMPYKTLIEEVAERFHTTKETLIALNGDKAKNVEIGTVLQLPNVLPASRDYGEMEGAERDLFNALNVQPEPGVKGKYITVDESDGQLRVFDADDKLVAQFPVTTGSENDPLPIGEWTVNAYSFLPPFHYQPDLFWDVDDSEESVMLPPGPNGPVGVAWLDLSKEHYGIHGTPEPQTIGYTESHGCLRMTNWDVLTLSRIMDEGFRAKFVA; encoded by the coding sequence ATGACCCGTCTTTCGCAACGTAAATTTCCCCGCAACAAAGTCGTTACCGCTTTCGCCGGCGCGATCGCGCTGGCCGCAGGCGGCGCCCTTTTGACCTCCGATGGTGCCGAGGCGCAGACCAGCGAGGCCAGCAGTTCGACGCAGATGAAAAAGTCGAGCCAAGCCAAGGCGGCCGAGGCGACGGCGCAGAAGAAGACGAAGCCGGGGGCGACCTATGGCTCGACCGCGCTCGAGGAGGGCGAGAGCGAGCAGCGGCTGATGGCCGATATCGACAATGACGTCTTTCACGCGATGGTCCTGCTCGACCGCGCCAATTTCTCGCCGGGCGTGATCGACGGCAGGGAAGGGCAGAATTTCACCTGGGCGCTCAAGGGTTACCAGGAAGCGCATGGGCTCGAGGTGACGGGCGAATTGGATACGCCGACGCGGCAGAAGCTGTTGGAGAATGGGCGCAAGCCGACGCGTTTCCTGCGCATCGACGAGACCGAGTTCGGCTCGCCGCACAAGAGCATTCCCGATGATCCGACCAAACAGGCCGAGATGGAGCGCATGCCTTACAAGACGCTGATCGAGGAAGTGGCCGAGCGGTTCCACACTACCAAGGAGACGCTGATCGCATTGAATGGCGACAAGGCGAAAAATGTCGAGATCGGCACCGTCCTGCAATTGCCCAACGTGCTGCCCGCGAGCCGCGATTATGGCGAGATGGAAGGCGCCGAGCGCGACCTGTTCAATGCCCTCAACGTACAGCCCGAGCCGGGCGTGAAGGGCAAATATATCACCGTCGATGAATCGGACGGCCAGCTGCGCGTGTTCGATGCCGACGACAAGCTGGTGGCGCAGTTCCCCGTCACGACGGGGTCGGAGAACGATCCGCTCCCGATCGGGGAGTGGACGGTCAACGCCTATAGCTTCCTGCCGCCCTTCCATTACCAGCCCGATTTGTTCTGGGATGTCGATGACAGCGAGGAAAGCGTGATGCTGCCGCCGGGGCCGAACGGCCCGGTCGGGGTCGCCTGGCTCGACCTGTCGAAGGAGCATTACGGCATTCACGGCACGCCCGAGCCGCAGACCATCGGCTATACCGAGAGCCATGGCTGCCTGCGCATGACCAATTGGGACGTGCTGACCTTGTCCAGGATCATGGACGAGGGCTTCCGCGCGAAGTTCGTCGCGTAA
- a CDS encoding phosphoglycerate kinase, whose translation MTSFKTLDDLPDDLGGKTVLVRCDLNVPMADGDVTDDTRIRAHLPTLKELAGKGAKVLVLSHFRRPEGRAQPSMSTALLVEPMRERTGLSVRYIEDCQGPEAARAVSIMLPGAIGLLENTRFHAGETANDAALAEAMAGLGDYYVNDAFSAAHRAHASTVGITQYLPSYAGRAMEAELKALEAALGSPEHPVAAVVGGAKVSTKLAVLENLVEKVDHLIIGGGMANTFLAARGVTVGKSLMEADLVPQANDIFAAADKADCTIHLPYDVVVAKEFAAHPDSLRTVNVHEVEADEMILDIGPSAVEALADVLKTCRTLVWNGPLGAFETEPFDRATVSLAQTAAALTKEGSLTSVAGGGDTVAALNQAGVAGDFSFVSTAGGAFLEWMEGKALPGVAALRD comes from the coding sequence ATGACGAGCTTCAAGACCCTCGACGACCTGCCCGACGACCTCGGTGGGAAAACGGTGCTGGTGCGCTGCGATCTCAACGTGCCGATGGCCGATGGCGACGTCACCGACGATACGCGGATCCGGGCGCATTTGCCGACACTGAAGGAATTGGCGGGCAAGGGCGCCAAGGTGCTGGTCCTGTCGCACTTCCGGCGGCCCGAGGGGCGGGCGCAACCGAGCATGTCGACCGCGCTGCTGGTCGAGCCGATGCGCGAGCGCACGGGGCTGTCGGTGCGCTACATCGAGGATTGCCAGGGGCCCGAGGCGGCGCGGGCAGTGTCGATCATGCTGCCGGGCGCGATCGGGCTTTTGGAGAATACCCGCTTTCATGCTGGCGAGACGGCCAATGACGCGGCGCTCGCCGAGGCGATGGCGGGGCTCGGCGATTATTATGTGAACGATGCGTTTTCGGCGGCGCACCGGGCGCACGCCTCGACCGTCGGCATCACGCAGTATCTGCCGAGCTATGCGGGCCGCGCGATGGAGGCGGAGCTGAAGGCGCTGGAGGCGGCGTTGGGGAGCCCCGAGCATCCGGTCGCGGCGGTCGTCGGCGGGGCGAAGGTCTCGACCAAGTTGGCGGTGCTCGAGAATCTCGTCGAGAAGGTCGATCATCTGATCATCGGCGGAGGGATGGCGAACACCTTCCTCGCCGCGCGCGGCGTGACGGTGGGAAAGAGCCTGATGGAAGCCGATCTGGTGCCGCAGGCGAACGACATCTTCGCCGCCGCCGACAAGGCCGATTGCACCATTCACCTGCCCTATGACGTGGTGGTGGCGAAGGAGTTCGCGGCCCATCCCGACAGCCTTCGCACGGTCAACGTGCATGAGGTGGAGGCTGACGAGATGATCCTCGACATCGGGCCGAGTGCGGTCGAGGCGCTCGCCGATGTCCTCAAGACGTGCAGGACGCTGGTGTGGAATGGGCCGCTCGGGGCGTTCGAGACCGAGCCGTTCGACCGCGCCACGGTGAGCCTCGCGCAGACCGCGGCGGCGCTGACCAAGGAAGGCAGTCTCACGAGCGTGGCGGGCGGGGGCGATACGGTCGCCGCCTTGAACCAGGCCGGCGTGGCGGGCGATTTCAGCTTCGTCTCCACTGCGGGCGGGGCGTTCCTCGAATGGATGGAAGGCAAGGCGCTGCCCGGTGTGGCGGCGCTGCGCGACTGA
- the gap gene encoding type I glyceraldehyde-3-phosphate dehydrogenase, whose amino-acid sequence MTKVAINGFGRIGRLVARALLERDDHDLELVAINDLADAKSNALLFQYDSTHGRFPGSVEVDGEDAIIVGGKRIAVTKERDPGKLPHGEMGVDIVLECTGFFQSVEASQPHIDAGAKRVLISAPAKGDLKTIVYGVNHDTLTGDDIIVSNASCTTNCLAPVAKVLNDTVGIERGFMTTVHSYTNDQRMLDQMHSDMRRARGGAQNMIPTTTGAARAVGLVLPELNGKLDGSSIRVPTPNVSLVDLVFQPGRDTSKDELNAALKAAAEGAMKGVLDFTEQPLVSSDFNHHPASSTVDSLETGVMEGKLARVVSWYDNEWGFSNRMIDTAGVMASKL is encoded by the coding sequence ATGACTAAAGTCGCCATCAACGGTTTCGGCCGCATCGGTCGCCTCGTGGCCCGCGCGCTCTTGGAGCGCGACGATCACGATCTCGAACTGGTCGCGATCAACGATCTTGCCGATGCCAAGTCGAACGCGCTCCTGTTCCAATATGACAGCACCCATGGTCGCTTCCCCGGTTCGGTCGAAGTGGATGGCGAGGATGCGATCATCGTCGGTGGCAAGCGTATCGCGGTGACCAAGGAACGCGATCCCGGCAAGCTGCCGCATGGCGAGATGGGCGTGGACATCGTGCTCGAATGCACCGGCTTCTTCCAGTCGGTCGAGGCGAGCCAGCCGCACATCGACGCGGGCGCCAAGCGGGTGCTGATCTCGGCCCCGGCGAAGGGCGATCTGAAGACCATCGTCTATGGCGTGAACCATGACACGCTGACGGGCGACGACATCATCGTGTCGAACGCCAGCTGCACCACCAACTGCCTCGCGCCGGTCGCCAAGGTCTTGAACGACACGGTCGGCATCGAGCGCGGTTTCATGACCACGGTGCACAGCTATACCAACGACCAGCGCATGCTCGACCAGATGCACTCGGACATGCGCCGGGCGCGCGGCGGGGCGCAGAACATGATCCCGACGACGACGGGCGCGGCGCGCGCGGTCGGGCTGGTGCTGCCCGAATTGAACGGCAAGCTGGACGGTTCCTCGATCCGCGTGCCGACGCCCAATGTCAGCCTCGTCGATCTCGTCTTCCAGCCGGGTCGCGACACGTCGAAGGACGAATTGAACGCGGCGCTGAAAGCGGCAGCCGAAGGGGCGATGAAGGGCGTGCTCGACTTTACCGAGCAGCCGCTGGTGTCGAGCGATTTCAACCATCATCCGGCAAGCTCGACGGTCGACAGCCTCGAGACCGGCGTGATGGAAGGCAAGCTGGCGCGCGTGGTGAGCTGGTACGATAACGAGTGGGGTTTCTCGAACCGCATGATCGATACCGCGGGCGTGATGGCGAGCAAGCTCTGA
- a CDS encoding M23 family metallopeptidase — MKSLLVAIVTAIITSMGWLVAFNSGMVTPAAEEAAVEAEAPTSPGDASPRPMQDAEFETVGEEGLDRGDTLRLDPELRRARSVEIGPRGMAVPVAGVTPEALVDTFTQARAGGARRHDAIDIMADTGTPVVAAAPGVLEKIYFSDGGGGKTLYVRSDDKKWVYYYAHLDDYADGLEEGDRIALGQRLGTVGFSGNANPDGPHLHFAVHRMEPEEGWWEGRPVNPYPLLAGEDEDG, encoded by the coding sequence GTGAAGTCGCTGCTGGTCGCGATCGTCACCGCCATCATCACCTCGATGGGATGGCTGGTGGCGTTCAACTCAGGCATGGTGACACCGGCTGCCGAGGAGGCGGCGGTGGAAGCGGAGGCTCCGACATCGCCGGGCGACGCGTCGCCGCGACCGATGCAGGACGCCGAGTTCGAGACGGTGGGCGAGGAAGGGCTCGACCGCGGCGATACGCTGCGGCTCGATCCCGAGCTTCGGCGCGCGCGGTCGGTCGAGATCGGGCCGCGCGGCATGGCCGTGCCGGTCGCGGGCGTGACCCCCGAGGCGCTGGTCGATACCTTCACGCAGGCCCGCGCCGGCGGGGCGCGGCGGCACGATGCGATCGACATCATGGCCGATACCGGGACGCCTGTCGTGGCGGCGGCGCCAGGCGTGCTGGAGAAGATCTATTTCTCAGACGGTGGCGGGGGTAAGACGCTCTACGTGCGCTCCGATGACAAGAAGTGGGTCTATTATTACGCCCATCTCGATGACTATGCGGACGGGCTGGAGGAAGGTGACCGGATCGCGCTCGGCCAGCGGCTGGGGACGGTGGGCTTTAGCGGCAATGCCAATCCCGATGGGCCGCACCTGCATTTCGCGGTGCACCGCATGGAGCCCGAGGAAGGCTGGTGGGAGGGCCGCCCGGTCAATCCCTATCCGCTGCTTGCAGGAGAGGATGAGGACGGCTAG
- a CDS encoding phosphatase PAP2 family protein produces the protein MDSKDARRALKEDHGPDSWLLVGFLVGAAVLAAIIFLANEIMEGDHFGFDEKILLSLRKAGALGDPTAPQWMTEAMIDITALGGVTVLTLVTLFAVGYLLAIGRHKAALFVSVSIGLGALATKLAKGIVLRERPDVVPHLVPVDTLSFPSGHSLNSALVYLTLAALVARTRTHMGVRLYLMGAALGLTFLIGFSRLYLGVHWPTDVLAGWGLGALWAAASSLVAKLFQREGKVEPPSEGEEVEE, from the coding sequence ATGGACTCCAAGGACGCACGCCGGGCCCTCAAGGAAGATCACGGCCCCGACAGTTGGCTGCTGGTCGGCTTCCTCGTCGGTGCCGCCGTGCTCGCCGCCATCATCTTTCTCGCCAACGAGATCATGGAAGGCGATCATTTCGGCTTCGACGAGAAGATCCTTCTCTCGCTGCGCAAGGCCGGCGCGCTCGGCGACCCCACCGCCCCGCAATGGATGACCGAGGCGATGATCGACATCACCGCGTTGGGCGGCGTCACCGTCCTCACGCTCGTTACCCTCTTCGCGGTCGGCTACCTGCTCGCCATCGGGCGCCACAAGGCCGCGCTCTTCGTCTCGGTATCGATCGGTCTCGGTGCGCTGGCGACCAAGCTCGCCAAGGGCATCGTGCTGCGCGAGCGGCCCGACGTCGTGCCCCACCTCGTCCCCGTCGACACACTGAGTTTTCCCTCGGGCCACTCGCTCAATTCGGCGCTCGTCTATCTGACGCTGGCCGCGCTGGTAGCGCGCACACGCACGCACATGGGCGTGCGCCTCTACCTGATGGGCGCCGCGCTCGGCCTTACCTTCCTCATCGGCTTCTCGCGCCTTTATCTCGGGGTGCACTGGCCGACCGACGTCCTCGCCGGCTGGGGCCTCGGCGCGCTCTGGGCCGCCGCTTCCTCTCTCGTCGCCAAGCTGTTTCAGCGCGAGGGCAAGGTCGAACCGCCATCGGAGGGCGAGGAAGTCGAGGAATGA
- a CDS encoding fructose bisphosphate aldolase, with translation MTFDPKMMAQMVGGSGFIAALDQSGGSTPKALAAYGIGEDAWSNEEEMFGLIHDMRTRIVTAPSFSGRKVLGAILFEKTMDGEADGKPVPQLLWERGVVPFLKVDQGLEDEAEGVQKMKPLTRLDELIAKARARGVFGTKMRSVINHANDEGIHAIVTQQMMAANQILEGGLMPIVEPEVNIKSPSRGEAERMLLKHLTAALDGMDPGKRVMLKLTLPEEDDLYAPLVAHPHVARVVALSGGYEREEANAKLAKNRGMIASFSRALLQDLRADMDDAQFDEALGGAIDEIYAASVCNG, from the coding sequence ATGACGTTCGATCCCAAGATGATGGCGCAGATGGTGGGCGGTTCGGGCTTTATCGCCGCCCTGGACCAGTCGGGGGGGTCGACCCCCAAGGCGCTCGCGGCCTATGGGATCGGCGAGGATGCGTGGTCCAATGAGGAGGAAATGTTCGGCCTCATCCACGACATGCGCACGCGCATCGTCACGGCGCCGAGCTTTTCCGGACGCAAGGTCCTTGGCGCGATCCTGTTCGAGAAGACGATGGACGGCGAAGCGGACGGCAAGCCCGTGCCGCAGCTGTTGTGGGAGCGCGGGGTGGTGCCGTTCCTCAAGGTCGACCAGGGGCTCGAGGACGAAGCCGAAGGCGTCCAGAAGATGAAGCCGCTGACCCGGCTCGACGAGCTCATCGCCAAGGCGCGGGCGCGCGGCGTGTTCGGCACCAAGATGCGCAGCGTTATCAATCACGCCAATGACGAGGGCATTCATGCCATCGTGACGCAGCAGATGATGGCGGCGAACCAGATCCTCGAGGGCGGGCTGATGCCGATCGTCGAGCCCGAGGTGAACATCAAGTCGCCGAGCCGGGGCGAGGCCGAGCGGATGCTGCTGAAGCACCTCACCGCTGCATTGGACGGGATGGACCCCGGCAAGCGCGTGATGCTCAAGCTCACTTTGCCGGAAGAGGATGATCTCTATGCGCCGCTGGTCGCGCATCCGCATGTCGCGCGCGTGGTCGCGCTGTCGGGCGGTTACGAGCGCGAGGAGGCCAATGCGAAACTGGCGAAGAACCGCGGCATGATCGCGAGTTTTTCCCGCGCGCTCTTGCAGGATTTGCGTGCCGACATGGACGATGCGCAGTTTGACGAGGCATTGGGTGGCGCGATCGACGAAATCTATGCCGCGAGCGTGTGCAACGGCTGA
- a CDS encoding DUF4440 domain-containing protein, protein MAEISASIETAEHRWMRGWIERDRKLLKQATARSFRFVVAASKPVLLDRSSLIDAAPDQFGCSGYRFGNIYCRRHGGVALFATQAELEMTLEGRAWSGTFWLQDMWKKSAMSRKWQLTERALSRTEDDERVAGAIRSLQLWR, encoded by the coding sequence ATGGCCGAGATCAGTGCCAGCATCGAGACTGCCGAGCACCGCTGGATGCGGGGCTGGATCGAGCGTGATCGCAAGCTGCTGAAGCAGGCGACGGCGCGCAGTTTCCGCTTCGTGGTGGCCGCGTCAAAGCCCGTGCTGCTCGATCGCTCGAGCCTGATCGATGCCGCGCCCGACCAGTTCGGCTGTTCGGGCTATCGCTTCGGGAACATCTATTGTCGCCGCCATGGCGGTGTCGCCTTGTTCGCGACTCAGGCCGAGCTTGAAATGACGCTCGAGGGGCGCGCATGGTCGGGTACCTTCTGGCTGCAGGATATGTGGAAGAAGAGCGCGATGAGCCGCAAGTGGCAGCTCACCGAACGCGCCTTGAGCCGCACCGAGGACGACGAGCGCGTGGCGGGCGCGATCCGGTCGTTGCAGCTCTGGCGCTAG